In the genome of Aequorivita sp. H23M31, the window ACCTTATATTTCCATAGATATGCACCCAAAAGAGGAAGGCGCACATCTAGATGCCATTTTCTTTTCTCCGCACAAATTTTTGGGAGGTCCTGGAACTAGTGGCGTGCTAATCTTTAACAACAATCTTTATAAAAATACTATTCCCGACAATCCCGGCGGAGGCACTGTTTCGTGGACGAACCCTTGGGGAAACCACAAATATATAGACGACATTGAAACCCGCGAAGATGGGGGAACCCCTGGATTTCTCCAAACAATTCGCACCGCACTATCAATTCGTTTAAAAGAAGAAATGGGTGTGGAAACCATGCTAAAGCGCGAGCACGAACTTTTAGATATAGTTTTTGATACTATTTCAGAGATTCCAAACCTTAAGATTCTTGCGCCGCAGACCCAAGACAGGTTGGCGGTAATTAGTTTCTATATAGACGATCTTCATTTTAATCTAGGTGTAAAATTGCTTAATGACCGTTTTGGTATTCAAACTCGTGGAGGTTGCTCGTGTGCAGGTACCTATGGACACTTTTTACTTCATATGGACCAAGAAACTTCTGAAAGTATTACCTGTGAAATAGATGATGGCAACTTAACCCACAAACCTGGATGGATCCGCATGTCATTTCATCCCACTACAACAAATGAAGAGGCAATTTATGTGTGTGAAGCTATAAAGAAATTGTCAGAAAATTTTGAAAAATGGGCAGAGGACTATACCTACAATGTTCATAGCAATGAATTTTTTCATCTAAAGGAACCGGACGAGGACATAATGAAAGATTGGTTTACTTTTAAATAATCTTATAACCTGAGAGATTTTAAATGTGAAAAAACAGCTGCTTCTTTTCCTACTTTTCCCCCTACTGGGGCTTGGTCAAGAATATGTGGATATCTTCAAAGTGGGTTATGGGCAGACCTTTAAAAACGAATTTAAAGATAAAGAGGCGAGTACGGATATAAAATTCCTAAACATGGGTGTTACCGTTCCCATACCTTTAAACGAAAACCACGCATTTATTACCGGCGCGGAGTTTACCTATTCCAACCTACAACTGTTCCCAGAAGCTGAATACTCCAGTTTATATAGCACTTTCCTCACTTTGGGACTCGCATCTAATTGGAACAAAAAGTGGAGTTCCACCTTGGTGCTATTACCCAAACTAGCCTCCGATTTTGATCCCGTCTCAAGCAAGGATTTTTTTATGGGCGGTCTTGGTGTTATAAAGTTCAGAAAAAATGAGAATTTGCTGTATCGTTTTGGGGCATACGCTTCGCAGGAAGCTTTTGGAGTTTTTGCCACTCCCATTTTGGGGCTAAATTATTTAAGTGAGAACAACAAATTTGAGATAGATCTGAACCTTCCCATAAAAGGTGATATAAACTATAAATTTGAATTCGCCACTGTAGGAATCGACTACCTAGGTATTAGTCGAAGCTTCAATCTACACTATGAGGATATGCCGTCGATGTATGTCGATCTAGGTTCCACCCAAGTTGCGAGCTATCTACAATTCAAAGTTTTTAAAGAGGAAATCTTATTACGAACAAAATTTGGCTATTCAAGCGACAATTATGAAGTTTATGCTCAGGATGATAAAGTAGACCTGGCATTGTCCGCTTTCAATTTTGGAGATAACCGCACCCAACTTAACCCATCTTTAAGTGGAAGTTTATTTGTAAAACTTGAATTGGTTTACCGTTATAATTTTCATAAATAAAACAATGAGCAATCTGTATTACGTAATAATTTATTGCACGTAAACGGTATATTATGGATAAAAAACTCGGAAATCTCTGTTATTACTGCTAAGCAATATTTAGCTCGCAAGTAATGCCGGTGGCTGATATAAATACAATTCCTAATGTAAAAGTAATTTCTTACGTCATAAGTCCGTAAAAAATTAAAAGTTTTTGCATAAAACCTCATTACCGCGCATATACCAATTTCACCAATCCCCCTTCCACTTGTTATAATTTAAAGATCAATTTACTTTAACTCCAATTCGGAATTTCTAAAAAACTAGACTTAAGATCCTGATTTTACAGAGCTGTCCAAACTTATCCTATCAATTCAATTTTAAAAAATGTCCTATCTTTAGATTATGGAAAGGACCTGTCCAGAATGTGGGAATAGAGTTCGTGGTCGCGCAGATAAAGTTTTCTGTAGCGACTACTGTCGTAATGTGCGCAACAATTCCTTGAACAAGGATAGCAAGAATGTGGTAAGAACTACCAATAACTGGCTTCGAAAAAATTATCGGATCCTCGAAAAACTGAACACCGAAAACAAAACAAAGACCACCAAAGAAAAATTATTGCGCCTCGGATTCAACTTTGAATACTTTACAAGTATCTACACCACGAAAGCCGGCTCCACTTACTTTTATTTGTATGACCAAGGATATCTTCCGTTGGATAATGATTTCTATCTGCTGGTCAAAAGAGAATTAAAATAATCAAAATAGAGTTTTTAAAAGCCAGAATACCTACCTCTTTAGATTTAACTTCCAAAAATCAAATTCAAGATTTGAAATAATTGAGGTTGCGATATTATCATCCTATTAATATTCATCTAACAGAGCCTTAACACAGGTCGCTTCTTTATTCAACTACCTTTAGCATTTAAAACAAACTACATTATGAAAACTAAAGGATTTATTACCATATTTATGATGTTCATTGCATTTTCACTTTTTTCCCAGAATGCGGATGATAAAAAAATAATGAGGGATGCAGAGGAGGCCAGGGATGCATTTTTAGCTGCCAATCCGAAACTTCAAACTTATTTTGATGATGCTGAGGCCTATGTAATCTTTCCCAATGTGGGAAAAGGTGCGTTTATTTTAGGCGCAGCAACCGGTAATGGAGTTGTTTATAAAAATGGTTCCCCTATAGGAATGGCGACATTAAAACAAGTAGATATAGGAGTGCAGCTTGGAGGAAAAGCATTTAGCGAATTGGTATTCCTTCAAAATGAAAAAGCAGTACAGGATTTTATGAAAGGCAATTTTAAGCTCTCAGGAAATATTTCCGCCATTGCCATTGATAAAAGCACCCCGACATTAAATTTAAAATATGACGATGGTCTGGCGGTATTTACCCTTCCGAAAGAAGGACTGATGGCCGAAATTTCCGTTGGTGGACAAAAATTGGATTATAAAGCTTTTAAATAAAGATTAGAGGAACATAATTCTTAAAAAATGACCTATCTGAAAATATTCAGGTAGGTTATTTTTTTGCTGAATAATGAAATTCAAGTTGTAGTTCATAAAAATCGGCAGAAAATTCTTAGGATTAACATCTTCAATTCCAAAATTTTTCTCTTCATAAATTCCTCACTAATTCTCTTTATTCACGCGCAAAAATATTAATCGGTAATTAGAATAAAAATCTAGAATAAGCAAAACAAGGGATTGTTATCAAAATCTACTAAACACATAAATTCAATATCTTTGGGGAAACCGTTGCTATTTCATGACCATTGAAAATGACTTAAAAGAACGCATCAAGGAACTTACTTGTCTTTATGAGGTTTCCTCAATTATCGTAAACAACGATTATAAGGAACTTGACAAAACCTTATATTCAATAGCCCTGAGTGTGCGCCGGGCCTTGCAATATAATGAGGACACTATAGTTGAAATACATTCTGGTCCATTTCACCTTATATCATCCGCACTTCCCCAAAAAAGCGTGACGATTGAAAGCGCTATTAAAATTTTCAACGAGCCAAAGGGCTTTATCATAATTCATTATCCCGCAAGTGATTATGAGGAAAAGGATTTTTTGAAAGAGGAAAAAATTCTTCTTAAAACAGTCGCTGTAAATATTGGCGATTTGTTGGAAAGAGCAGCTATCCGCGAAAACGAAGCTGTGGTAAAAAGAAAGATGGAGCATGCAGATCGTTTGAGCATTCTGGGAGAAATTACCGCTGGCATCGCACACGAGCTCAATACTCCCTTGGCAAATATATTGGGATTCGCAGAATTATTAAAAAGCAAGGAGATTCCCGATTCCCAAAATGGGAAAGACCTTAAAAAAATAATCAATAGTGCTATTTATTCACGGGAAGTAGTTAAAAAGCTCATGTTCTTTGCTTGCGAAATGCCTCAAAATATGACTGAGGTAGATATAGTCCCCGTAGTAAACGATGCTATGAACCTTTTGGATGCTACTTTTACCAAACATGGAATTCGATACGAGGCACAACTTCCAAAAGAAGAGGTGTTAATGAGAGTAGATACCATACAACTTACTCAGGTTATATTCAATCTGGTGCTCAATGCTGTGTATTTCTCTCCCCAGAATGGAATGATTAAATTGCGAGTAACCCAGACTCCCAAGAAAATAACCCTTAAAATTTCGGATCAAGGCCCAGGGATTCCTCCGGAAAACGTTAACAAGGTTTTTCAGCCATTTTTTACCACAAAAGGAGTGGGCAACGGCTCGGGATTGGGACTGAGTGTTGTCCACGGCATCATAAAAGGACATCGTGGGAGTATTGAATACAAGTCAAATCAACCTACAGGTTCTATTTTTACAATTACTTTCCCAAAATAATATATCATGCTTCAAAAGGAAAACATATTGATCGTAGACGATGACGTCGGCATTCTTGAGCTAATTCAGCGGCATTTGCAATCTATGGATTACCACACCTTTAAAGCGATTTCGGTAAAAGAGGCAGTGGCCATTTTACGCGATACGGAGATAGATTTATTAATCACGGATTTAAAGATGCCCGAGGTAGATGGATTTGAGCTCATCCAATTTGTTTCTGAACACTACCCCAAAATGCCAAAATTGGTTGTTACAGGTTATCCTTCCATTCAGGATGCACTTTCGGCAATTAAATCGGGTGTTGTGGATTATTTGGTAAAACCATTTACTAAAGTAGAATTAAAGCAAGCAGTCGAAAAATCACTATTCTCTTTACCTAAGAAAAAGTCCTTGTTATCTCCTTCTGAACCCAAAAAATACAATGAAATAATTGGCGAAAGCGAACTGGTACAAAATGTTATCCAGATTATAGATAGGGTAAAAGACAATAAAGCTACGATATACATAAGCGGGGAAAGTGGAACTGGAAAAGAATTAGTTGCCCGATCAATTCATTATAATGGAAAGTTCTCCCGAGAACCATTTATCGCGGTAAATTGTGGTGGAATCCCGGAAAACTTATTGGAGTCAGAACTTTTCGGTTACGTAAAAGGAGCCTTCACTGGCGCAGAGGATAATAGGGAAGGATTTTTCCAAGCGGCGGAAGGAGGAACCATTTTTTTGGATGAAATAGGAAATGCTTCCCTTGGAGTCCAGACTAGATTGTTAAGGGTGCTTCAGGAGAAAGAGGTGGTGAAAGTGGGAGCGCGAAAAAGCGAAAAAATCGATT includes:
- a CDS encoding aminotransferase class V-fold PLP-dependent enzyme, with the protein product MMKETMIVGENVGQLEKYFKPFRENIVGIDQEFTSPFGRKKIIYTDWTASGRLYRPIEEKILNEFGPFVANTHTETSVTGTAMTKAYHEAREIIKKHVNANENDVLITAGSGMTGAINKFQRILGLKIPENIRPYANIPDAMRPVIFVTHMEHHSNQTSWLETIAKVVVVPPNDDVLVCMENFAKTVEEYKDYPIKIAAITGCSNVTGIQTPYHEIAKLMHDNGGLCFVDFACSAPYISIDMHPKEEGAHLDAIFFSPHKFLGGPGTSGVLIFNNNLYKNTIPDNPGGGTVSWTNPWGNHKYIDDIETREDGGTPGFLQTIRTALSIRLKEEMGVETMLKREHELLDIVFDTISEIPNLKILAPQTQDRLAVISFYIDDLHFNLGVKLLNDRFGIQTRGGCSCAGTYGHFLLHMDQETSESITCEIDDGNLTHKPGWIRMSFHPTTTNEEAIYVCEAIKKLSENFEKWAEDYTYNVHSNEFFHLKEPDEDIMKDWFTFK
- a CDS encoding DUF6268 family outer membrane beta-barrel protein, with protein sequence MKKQLLLFLLFPLLGLGQEYVDIFKVGYGQTFKNEFKDKEASTDIKFLNMGVTVPIPLNENHAFITGAEFTYSNLQLFPEAEYSSLYSTFLTLGLASNWNKKWSSTLVLLPKLASDFDPVSSKDFFMGGLGVIKFRKNENLLYRFGAYASQEAFGVFATPILGLNYLSENNKFEIDLNLPIKGDINYKFEFATVGIDYLGISRSFNLHYEDMPSMYVDLGSTQVASYLQFKVFKEEILLRTKFGYSSDNYEVYAQDDKVDLALSAFNFGDNRTQLNPSLSGSLFVKLELVYRYNFHK
- a CDS encoding lipid-binding SYLF domain-containing protein, which codes for MKTKGFITIFMMFIAFSLFSQNADDKKIMRDAEEARDAFLAANPKLQTYFDDAEAYVIFPNVGKGAFILGAATGNGVVYKNGSPIGMATLKQVDIGVQLGGKAFSELVFLQNEKAVQDFMKGNFKLSGNISAIAIDKSTPTLNLKYDDGLAVFTLPKEGLMAEISVGGQKLDYKAFK
- a CDS encoding sensor histidine kinase, which encodes MTIENDLKERIKELTCLYEVSSIIVNNDYKELDKTLYSIALSVRRALQYNEDTIVEIHSGPFHLISSALPQKSVTIESAIKIFNEPKGFIIIHYPASDYEEKDFLKEEKILLKTVAVNIGDLLERAAIRENEAVVKRKMEHADRLSILGEITAGIAHELNTPLANILGFAELLKSKEIPDSQNGKDLKKIINSAIYSREVVKKLMFFACEMPQNMTEVDIVPVVNDAMNLLDATFTKHGIRYEAQLPKEEVLMRVDTIQLTQVIFNLVLNAVYFSPQNGMIKLRVTQTPKKITLKISDQGPGIPPENVNKVFQPFFTTKGVGNGSGLGLSVVHGIIKGHRGSIEYKSNQPTGSIFTITFPK
- a CDS encoding sigma-54-dependent transcriptional regulator; protein product: MMLQKENILIVDDDVGILELIQRHLQSMDYHTFKAISVKEAVAILRDTEIDLLITDLKMPEVDGFELIQFVSEHYPKMPKLVVTGYPSIQDALSAIKSGVVDYLVKPFTKVELKQAVEKSLFSLPKKKSLLSPSEPKKYNEIIGESELVQNVIQIIDRVKDNKATIYISGESGTGKELVARSIHYNGKFSREPFIAVNCGGIPENLLESELFGYVKGAFTGAEDNREGFFQAAEGGTIFLDEIGNASLGVQTRLLRVLQEKEVVKVGARKSEKIDLRVIAATNSDLREMVAKETFREDLYYRLTVVEIQVPPLRDRKEDIPLIADKFLYKYGNEYKGRYVTIDTEAKELINRYDWPGNIRELENVIQRAVIMCDRTIGVKDLPETLKFQIDFPEEGLLPLKDMERKYIQKVLVATNNNQTKAAEILQIDRKTLRAKIKEE